A stretch of DNA from Takifugu rubripes chromosome 15, fTakRub1.2, whole genome shotgun sequence:
aatccttttacctAATCCTGTTGCTCTTTCAACTTCCAAAATGTATCAGTGGGCCCCATCTTCAGAtgtgctcttcatcatcacAGTATAGCTAAACATTAGTCCTTTCacttcatgttttcttttcatccctccctcatgtCAGGATCACATATCCTGTagtttctccttctctgcaaCTATCACACTCCCCATCTTCATATTTTCCCATAATATGTAATGTATGATAGAGTTCTGTGTGTTTGGTTCTCATCCTTCATTTCCATTACTCCATCGGTTGTTTCTTTAATTCccttttttaaatcaatgtttTAGCTTCAGTTCAGCCCAACGTTGCTTCGATTAATACCGGGTCTGCACATAAAGCCTGTTTTGCAGATTTATCTCAAAGTTCATTTCCTTGAGCTCCAAAATGAGCTTTTATCCAAACGAATGTAACAAGTATTGATTAAACCTTACGCACCAAGGCTGATATTTCACACAGAGGATCCTGCCTTGCATTTGACAGACTAGTTTGTAAACCTGCTACACACTGTTATTATCCTTACTGCTCTGGCCTCCTCTCTCCACTATAATGCCATGATTATTGCGAATAATTCTGCTGCGAGAACTGAAAGGTCATCTTTTATTCTTGCTGTCTGCTTCACTTAAGATTCCGGAACAGcaaatgctgctgctctctttcctctttctggCTGTTTGGACCCATGTGTAAATATCTGTAAAATACCCATAGTATTTGCTGTTATAATTTGATGCCTTTAAATCACAGCCTCCTTTTTATTCTTGATTTGTTTCTGGATTTGCTGAATCTATTGCTGGATCTATCTCTGGATTTGGTAGTATCCAAGGAAGATGTGGGAGAATAATCACAGAAAGACAGTAATTTTTGCATGTAAGAACCAtcttttctgctttctttccCACACACCATAACTGGATGATTAATTAATTAACTTGCTGGATGATTAATTCCTTGTCCCTTTATATTTGTCCAATATGTAATTGCAATTTAATTTCTTCTTCATTGAAGTGGCATTTCCCCCATTTCTACCTGTAATGATGATATTGCTGATATTTTCTTTGCTCTTATATACTGTCATTGCTGTACTTTGAATCACAAGTTTTTCAaactgtgtttctgctgctgatcCATATGCTATATTTCCAAAACCTATAACTGACGGTTGAACATTTTCATTGAATTACTACcactctttattattattaaactaCATCTCTATAAATATAACATCTTGTGCTCTTTCTAAATTCTTATCACACAGTTTAAACTTGAATTTCTCTGCTACGTTCTTTTGGGTGTGACATATATCTATTCTTGTCTGCTGAAAATCTGAATCTTTCTGACCAGTTACACTTGTTAATGCTGTAACCCAGTAGTGTTTTGTGCTGTAATTGCAAAAACACTCTTTGtattcttttttattctgtttgcaTTACCAACAGTTAATTGGCCAAAgtgcgccccctagtggttaCATCTATGCCTTctagtcaggaaaaaaaagtacactgtttacatgtttacacTCCAATGACCAAAGAAATATAATCTCCATTGGATGGTTGAGTACTTACTGTTCACTGCTGATTTTCACGGTGAAGGTCAGACCGTTAGGCTCCACAGGTGTGTtacagctcctcttcctcactaaaaaaaaggtcaaagaagGTTGATGTAACAACAATGGGACTTTTTTTGTCAATAGTTTGCAAATGGCAAAATCTATTTAACCTGCCATGATAAAATGTTTTATACCAATAATATGAGTAAATATTCCAGTGTTTGATTGTGAAGTTTGTGGGGTTTAAAAAGTGCATTCTTGTAGGATGTTTCCAAGATGTTCCTGATCAGGAGGAGCTCACCTGGTTGAACCTCTGGCTCATCCTCACTGTCTGGGAAAATGGCCATCTTTCTCTTGGCTGCAAACACAAGACAATAAAAACCATTGTTGACTAAGtggtggtgtttttattttcctacaAACTACCTATTAAAGGTTTTTTACTCTAAGCATAAGCATATAAAAGATGCAGACACAGGCACATCTCAGTTAACTTTCCATCTAAGTCTGAGTTTTTCCACGCACTTTTGAAACACAGAGATTTAAGTCAGAACGTTAGAGTCCACAGAGTGTAGACAGCTCAAGAGACTTTTCAGTTAATTAAATTATTTCGAATATATttcaaaaggctttaaaaataTCCTCTATTTAAGTCTCCATGGTGACGTCAGCGGCTCACGTTTCAAACTTCCGCCTTTGCGGTGATTGGTGCGGAGGAGATGACGTCATCACGTACAGCGGGACGTCTGGGTGAAGATAAACAAAAAGGAAGGAAGCCGTCGGCCATACAGTCGCGGCAAAATCGGTTCAAAAATACCTTGTACGCTACTGCTAGCAATCACATATGTCTTTTTTAGCATTGATGTAATTATCGCCAGACGTTTAGATCATGGAAGACGCAATAGTGTTTCGTATGAGTGCGTTTTCGGACCAAGGGGGAAGAAAATACATGGAGGATGTTGTCGAGATAAAAATCGAATACGAGCCTACACAGCCGACGGTTGAAGATGATCCAAAGTCGCAGAGACACGGAGGAGAAGATAACGCCGAGAACCAAACGGCGAAAGGCATCGAAAGCCAGACGCACGGCAGTGACGTTAGTGCCGAAGCTGGACCGGTGTCTGCCGTGTGGGTAGAAGACCTATGCACCGAGGACAATGGCAAACACGGTGCACCGGTGTCAGACGAAAAAGTCCCGGAGCACACAGTCAACACTCAGAAGTCGGTGGCGTTTTTCGCCGTGTTCGATGGCCACGGTGGTCGAGAAGCGGCACATTTCGCCCGCGAACATCTGTGGGATTTGCTGAAGCGACAGCGGGGGTTTTGGTCCAAAGATCACAGTGAGGTGTGTGCAGCTCTTCGGAAAGGCTTCATCGCCTGTCATCACGCAATGTGGAAAGAGCTACGTAAGTAAGCGTGTTGTTTGCACTCGGTTTCACTGCGGTTCATCGGCTGAAATCAGAGATCAACTTTGCTGCCATTAAGAACCTAATCCGAGCTGCCTGTCACATACGGAACATATCAACCTTATGGCATCCTGAACAGATGTGCAGCACAACTGCCACAATCACTTCACACATGCAAGAGGAAATTGCTTTTGCACAGTGGGAAAATACCGTGATGTGAATAAGGAACAGTTTATTTGAAATTGCACCATCCTCAATTTCAGCAATGAGGTAAACAAATAAGAGAGAAATAATTTGTGAAACTTGATTGTGGTCTTGCAGCGGAGTGGCCAAAGACGATCACCGGTTTACCCAGTACATCCGGCACCACGGCCAGTGTGATTGTGATCCGAGGAGTTCACATGTATGTCGCTCACGTCGGGGATTCTGCAGTGGTGGTTGGAGTGAAAGAGAATGACTCTGACATCAGACTCCAGGCACTGGAAGTCACACAAGACCACAAACCGGAACTCCCTAAAGAAAAGGAGCGGATTGAAAGACTGGGTGGCAGGTGACTGCAAAGACATGGATCGTAAATTTATTGTCCAGCggcacaaaagaaaaaagcaaagaacGTGATAATGGACTCTTGAATGGCCTGTCAGCATTGCTTCCATTCCTCTCAGTCTGAATTTCTCGTCTGTCTTGTGTTTGAAGTGTCATGAAGAAGTCTGGAGTTAACCGTGTGGTGTGGAAACGACCCAGGTTGACCCACAATGGTCCCGTGCGGAGGAGCACAGTCATAGATCAGATCCCCTTCCTGGCTGTGGCCAGATCTCTGGGTAAAGATGACGGCATGGTCGTCCATATACGTCCCTCCAAACATACACTGAAAGCTTCTAATGCTTCACCTTCCTTACATCCATaccttttcatatttttaaggAGACCTGTGGAGCTACGACTTCTACAGCGGTGAATTTGTGGTTTCTCCAGAGCCCGACACCATGGTGTTAACTCTCGATCCCAAACGACATCGCTACATCATCCTTGGCAGCGACGGGCTATGGAATATGATGCCTCCCAAGAACGCTGTCAATATGTGTTATAGCCATGACAAAATGGTGGTAGGTTAAGTAATGGAGGAGCTAGTAGCTTTGAACAGTATGTAAATGTCTGGCATTGTCTTTCATCATCTACGGCTTCTTTTGTGCTTTCAGGGACCAATGGGAATGTCTTGTGCCTGCCGCCTGGGTTCCACAGCGCTACTGTTTTGGAAAGAGCGTATGCTCCGAGCGGACAACACAACCGTTATTGTCCTGGCTCTCCACGAGCGCGACGGTCCGCCCATCCCGATGCATCGTGATGAGTTTGTTGTTGACATGGCCACTGGAGTCAACCACGTGCCGTGCCCAGGGACCACTTATAACACGTATAAGGTCCAAAAGGTCAGTGCAGCAGATTCGCTGAAGGTTTTAATCAGGATTAATCACATGTTGTACTGTAAGGTGACATATTTTTCACTGAAATTACGCTGACAGTGGAAAATATCCTCAATATTGttgcgtgtttgtttgtttttggctaTTCACTCTACTGTCTTTTTATACTTGTGTATCCCAGTTCATTTTATGTCCATTTTGTGTGTAAATCACTATTGCAAACAATCCTGGTTCATGGTCGACAAAGTTGTTGGCTTGAGGTGATACCAGCAAGTTTCTAACAATGGACTTAGAGTCTCAACAAATCACTTTTTGTTTTCGGGGCCAACAGCCGGAGCCTGAGGATGACATGTTTTATGAAGAAGATGAGATATATGGAGAAGAACATGAGGAATGGCCCTGCCTGGATTGGTAATGAGGTGAATATTCTTAAAAGAAATGTAAATGCAACACAATTATTGTGGGTTGAAAAGTGTTGTTTTGAACAATCTACTAAATATTAACAGACTGAGATGTAAGGATGACAGACCTTCTGTATTGCTGCTGAGCACCTCTTGCTTGGAATTATTGGTCAGCAGATGTGATGGATCACCGGTTAAAAAGTTGGTTAAGGATATTTTTCTTCCAGTTGCTTTAGCTGACTTATCAGGAAACTATATATTTATTAGAACAATATGAAATTAGGCTGTCTATTATTTTAAAGAAGCCATGCTGGCTGTTTACCTGTCATCAGGTGTGCAGATCCATCGTAGCCACCAGCCTCGTGACAATCTGACATGTCTGTATCAAAGGGCTCCAAACGTATAGCAGGGAGGCCGTAACAATGCCTGCTTTTTTTTCGTACCCAGACCATTATTGCATTCTCCACATTTGTTCCGCCTGTATGTTCAGACATTTACATCTCGCATTAAGAATACATACGTTCTCAACAATCTGCATTAATAATGATACATATCAATGGTATCATTAAAATctcttttacatttgtgtgtcttGTTTATGTATTTGCATAAATCCAGTTACTTAGGGTATGATTTCAATGTATAATATATTTTGTATGTGACGTTTAGGTTATGTGGTTTTATTTCAGTGGAGTGATGTTCCTTCACCATTCAAAGACTGTTCCACTTCTCTGGAGGAATCGTTTGGAGGACGCTATGAAGCAGCCTTACGTGCTTCGGCACAGCTCTCGCCCGATGCTGAATCTGCGAGGACCACGCCGCCGGCATCTGACGCTTCTGTGAATGTTTTCGAAAAACAAGACTCTGCAGCAGAGGCGGAGCGCGACGTTTCCACCCCGCCGTTAAAAAAGAGCCGGCATTGCCCGCGCGCGCCCCCTGATCTCAGGGGCGCCCCCCTTGAGCCTCGCCGAGACCCAGAGGAGGTGCGGGATCAGCTAACCAGTCAAAAAGCTACTGAAAGGGGTGAAAGTAGCTCCACGGAAGAGCAAGGTATCCTGCCTCAGCACTCTGCCTTGTGCGTGTGCTAAACCTTTCCTCCAGAGAGATGGTCTGCATCATTTGCATACGGATCAGGTGTGCCTCCGGCCTATAGATGTATACTTTTttattaaagtgtgtgtttttgtaaatatgTAAGAAACTTGAGATTGTAAATGTGTTGCTGTTCTGACCATTtcttccagcccccccccctccctttgaTTTTATTGTGAGTTCAGTTTTTAGATCAGTCTGACCAACCAATCTATTTTCATACCTATGAATATATATTTATCCAGAGGTTGTATTTTAAAGAATATGGATCTCTACAATCAAATCTAACGTCAGTTGAGCTAATGTGGCACGATCTTTCTGAGAGAATCAACTGTTTTAGATTGTGGCGACTAGTTTGATGCCATAACATGCCCGTCTTCCTTCCAATGTTTCTGTCCATCAGCTCAGTTGTAAATTTTATTCCTCCCACATTCAATGTTTTATCCGTGATGATTAACGCAAAGATATTTATCGATCTGAAGTATTTATAAGGGTACTggttttatatgttttttttatgcgTGTCTTTACCAGTGACATGTACTATTAAGATCACCGTTGCTCCTCACTGGTTGGTGTATTTAATACATACAGTTCTTACTTTATTTGATGGTTCCTTTGAAACCGATAGCTGAACAGCTGTCTTAGAATTGTTGGGACGCATCAACAAGGGTCCCCTCAAACGCATTCGCTAAGTCTTTATTTATAACCTTGACTTTTCAGTTGGTACAACATTCACGTATAAATGATGGTTGTGCAATGCAGTGGTAAGCCAGAGATTCATCATTGGTCATTCCAAGGTTACCATCTGTATTTTAGCCCTGTAAGCTTCTGAtgtgggttatttttatttaatttattgttcTTGATGTCTGACCTAACTGACCAAATTAAGAACCAGTTAAATCTGTATTTGTTTGTGCTACAGAGATAAGCATTGCTCGCATCTATAACGTGTTTTATTGTGCACCTAAAACACCTGATTAGATGCATTTTGGAAGTTGTAAAGTTCTAAACAACACTAATATGGCAGCTCAGTTGTTAATGTGATTTTGttgccttctttttctttaaagtgtCATTTCCCTTAGCACAAAGGAATCCGCAGTCCTCTGTCTAATTTAATTTCATTACAGCTCTCCCAAGCATTTTTTCAGACACCTTCAGTTAATTTCACCCACATTAGCATTCGAAACCTCATCTTTTCATCCGCAGGTTTTGCAGAGCATTTTGTTGATTAGAACACTACACTAATATGCAACAGACGTTACTATAGTACATTATTATGCAAAATTATTGAGTGTTTCTGGAGTCTGGCATGCACAGATCTAATAAGTGTGTTGTGAAGTGTCCAGACATAATGGGTGTTAATGGGCATGTGGTCAGACTTTGTATCCAGTGTTCCCAATTTTTAGACTGGTCAAGTGTCATGAATTTACTGGCTATACAGTGTCTGTGTTgtaataaaaatgtcatttttcagtCGGTGCTGTGGTACTTGATGTCTGGTTTAAAGAGGTTCTTGAAATTCTAACTTGAGCACCTTTCTGGGGCGCCTTTAGTGTTTAGGCATGTATAAATGTGCATTCTGTCCAGCAGGTGGACAGTTTTTGTGTCCTGTTCCAGTAGGTATAGCAGCAATGGTGGGAAATTAAAGTAGAGATATATttgtaaagttaaaaaaaattgtcaTGATATATTTCAGTTTGGATGAAAATTAAAAGTAATTCAAAGGAATAAAGTAAAGGATGCAGTGGTGCTTCTAAGGCTTAGAGGTATTCTCAGAAGCATTTAGATTTGCCCTTAGAATCTAAGGGCAAACTCTGAGGGTAACACCAGCAGCTATTTAGAATTTATGCAGCCTATTAGGGAAAATTCACAAGAATTGCTCATAGCATTAGCTACAGTAGCTAGTGTATGGATGTAAGTCTAGCATAATCAAACAATAGATTAGTAATTAGTATTTCTGTTCCATTTAAAGATCATTCCCTCCAggttttatttatctgagggaaagtgttttgtttcttgATGTTATGATTAATTTAGTCAATTCCTCAGGCCATTTAGTGAGACAAGGACAGGGTGAGCGCTCACTTGTAGTAAACCAGcgctaccagcagggggcccgcGTCTTACAAAAACAAAGCTGTAACGACTTGTTGGGTTGGGTCTGTAACGACTTGTTACCCTAGTCCTGAAAGAGAGGGTGTCCTGGCACTTAGTGCACAATTGgcaggatgaaaaaaaaacagttgatCTGCAAAAGGGATGAACTAATATATTCTCTCACAGCAAGTATCTGGTTTGGGAAAATGTCTGGATAAAAGTCCCTCTCCGAATCAGAGAGGCAGTTGTGTAAGGTTCCAGATTAACTGAGGATGGGAGATCAACAGCTTGTCCTTCTTCAGAGCTTTGAGTGCtcaaccaaaaagaaaaaagaacctGAGATCCTCTTAAGACAGACCTGCCAATGAAAACCAAAAAGTAAATATGCTCATCAATGACCACCGTAAAGACACAGCCCTGGCAGTCATTTTATTCATGAAagacacaataaataaaagggaCGTCTCTATTTTACAAACCGTATTTTCCAGACTCCTGGAGTATTTCTGGTCATCTGACGTTGCATCAGATCCGTAGAGCATCTTgacttaaatattttattggcTGTCATCCCATCATCTGCTGACCTTCTGACACGCAACACTTCCTTTTTAGTTCGGACTGTCACTGGTCATCAGCCAAGCGTGTGTTTGCTGCTCCCACTGTTGCTCCTGCCTTTCTGTGCACGAATGTCATCTCAGTGAAgtgcttaaaaaacaaaacccacagaCGCTCTTGTGGATTTTCCGAGATGGTTCCTGGGAAAGGGATCGCGGGGTTCTGTGAGCGACGCGGTTCCACAGCTGCAACCTGGAGTTCTACAAGTTCTGGAGTTCACCCTAAAACCAGAATCATATCTCCAAAGGTTGCAGGTGATGCTGTATCACTGAACAACTGGATCAAATCGTTTAAATCCaggagaaaaaacacatttatatcgTCATATTTCACGCTTGGAAAGGATCAGTCGCTTCCTTTCATCATTCGCAATATTTCAGTGAATTTTACACCCGTCTTTGTTGTCCCGGTTTATAAGCATCTTGTGATGAATTTGAGTGTTTCTTGTTTTAATGCAACTTAATGAAAGTTGGTGAATAACGGACTTGTTGCGACACAAAAATTGTTCCTTTATGCCACGGTCATGAGACCCAGGCCAGCATTTTTAACGCCTCCAAGTGTAAGTTTTTACCAGGATCACATGGAAATTCAGAGGCCCTTCAGAGTGCCTCTTTAGGAAGGAGTAACCCCTTCAGAGTGGAGGCCTGCCTCGCACCCTGTGACCACTTGGACACTAATTTCATCAGCACTGGAAATGCCTGAATCATACAAGAAAACATCTAAGCGTCTATGAACAGATATGTAGCGCAGCAAAATGACTTGTCTCTCAGAAACATTCATTTCTTTGCAACCCTTCATGTTGGCAGTCACAACATTACGGTAATCCCTGACTTATTAGCATCGGGGTGTTTGTCTGTTGATCACTAAATCCAATTCTGAGGCAGTTGTCGATGTCAACTTCCACGGAATTACCGGTAGCCTCCTTTATACTACGGACACGTCAGCATTAATGATCAGAGGAAATCGCTTTTGCTCCAACTAAAAGATCGGAGTGTTTCGCAGTTCACATGATATCTGCTCAATGACTGGTTTAAAATAAGCCACAGTAGACATTTACATCCCTGCATCACGGCGAAAACAATATTCCAAACTGTCTTTCGCTTTAGTTCTTGTTTATCTTGGACTGTTTTACCCCCAAGTGTGACTTTAAGAATGTTCTCTTTATGGGACTGGATTTAGAGGTTTGCTGAGGTTAAGATTCTTAACAGtcttcctcctcacacacaagGTGCGGGAAGCAGATTGACACGTCAACTGTTTTCAGAGACTTTTTTTAATCTGCAAGGCCCAGAAGGCTGTTTGATTGCCCAGCGCTTGATGTTTTATCACGAGCAAGATCATAGAACCAAAAACCTAGATGGGCGGCAAATATGTCTGTGATTGTTGGTTGTAGTTGTGTGGATGTCAAACGATTGCGTTTAATCTGTTGTTTGTGAGTTCTTTCCGGGTCACCATTAATTATAGAACCCGTCTGACCCCCCATTAGCCTCTTAGAGTCTTACTCCGATCGAACCGCCGAAGCCTGGATTATAACGCCATAGAGGGTCATCAACCTAAACCTCAGGCAAGAGGTGTTTTGCTTGACACCCACTCGTTGATGCACAAATTGTTCTgcgaaaggtttttttttacgtGATCCTACTGATACGACGAAATCAGCACTGTTTAtctttagttttcttttttaaccactACTCTGAAAGAAAAGCCTCTGTGTTCTGTTAAGATAAATGCTCCCTATTCTAAccaaatcagtctttattttcaCACCCTCCCACTATCATTTAGTGCATctcaactgttttttttaaaagaaaaaaacaacaacaagatTTCGTACAAGCTGGTCCCTGTTGAGTTTGTGACTCATATGGGTTTGTAAGCCATACCAGTTCTCTGGCATTCTCCCATATGAAAATATACTGAATGAAAAGCAGAAGTGAAATGTCTTTCTTAAGCCTGGTGATAGACAGATGCACTTATTAGATATTATATTTAATCATATTTAATCAGTGGCCACTGGACCTGCAAAAGCACATGCAGATGCTCGTTAACATGAAACAAAAAGGGGTAGAAAGAAGAGACAGTTGGACCTTCAAAGTCCCTGGAGGCAGCTGTCAAGTTTCCGACATTGTTGCGCAATGCAGTGTGTTGCTTTACCAGTCGGGATTAAATCCAGAGTGATGACAGGAGAAGGTTCTTGAGATCAGGAGCTGCCCATTTCGTCCTCCACATGACAagccaaaaaaaccccacaaaaacaGGGATGTCCCTAACGGTCAAACTCAGACAGTAACCAAAAGAAAATTCCAAGGCCATTAGCAACACATTTGATAGATGTCCAAGCCGAAACGTCTACCTGTCTGAAACGTCATTAGTCTCCATGTTGAAGGGACACAACATGTTGGTGGTCTCAGGAGGTCATTGGTGGTTAATTCCCGTAGCTCACATGTAGATGAGAAATATTAAGAATGACCAGAATGTCCTTCTCAGGCGATTGCATTTAAAACTCCCCACAAACTCTGGTCAATTGT
This window harbors:
- the LOC101061288 gene encoding protein phosphatase 1D-like isoform X2, with the translated sequence MEDAIVFRMSAFSDQGGRKYMEDVVEIKIEYEPTQPTVEDDPKSQRHGGEDNAENQTAKGIESQTHGSDVSAEAGPVSAVWVEDLCTEDNGKHGAPVSDEKVPEHTVNTQKSVAFFAVFDGHGGREAAHFAREHLWDLLKRQRGFWSKDHSEVCAALRKGFIACHHAMWKELPEWPKTITGLPSTSGTTASVIVIRGVHMYVAHVGDSAVVVGVKENDSDIRLQALEVTQDHKPELPKEKERIERLGGSVMKKSGVNRVVWKRPRLTHNGPVRRSTVIDQIPFLAVARSLGDLWSYDFYSGEFVVSPEPDTMVLTLDPKRHRYIILGSDGLWNMMPPKNAVNMCYSHDKMVGPMGMSCACRLGSTALLFWKERMLRADNTTVIVLALHERDGPPIPMHRDEFVVDMATGVNHVPCPGTTYNTYKVQKPEPEDDMFYEEDEIYGEEHEEWPCLDW
- the LOC101061288 gene encoding protein phosphatase 1D-like isoform X1 encodes the protein MEDAIVFRMSAFSDQGGRKYMEDVVEIKIEYEPTQPTVEDDPKSQRHGGEDNAENQTAKGIESQTHGSDVSAEAGPVSAVWVEDLCTEDNGKHGAPVSDEKVPEHTVNTQKSVAFFAVFDGHGGREAAHFAREHLWDLLKRQRGFWSKDHSEVCAALRKGFIACHHAMWKELPEWPKTITGLPSTSGTTASVIVIRGVHMYVAHVGDSAVVVGVKENDSDIRLQALEVTQDHKPELPKEKERIERLGGSVMKKSGVNRVVWKRPRLTHNGPVRRSTVIDQIPFLAVARSLGDLWSYDFYSGEFVVSPEPDTMVLTLDPKRHRYIILGSDGLWNMMPPKNAVNMCYSHDKMVGPMGMSCACRLGSTALLFWKERMLRADNTTVIVLALHERDGPPIPMHRDEFVVDMATGVNHVPCPGTTYNTYKVQKWSDVPSPFKDCSTSLEESFGGRYEAALRASAQLSPDAESARTTPPASDASVNVFEKQDSAAEAERDVSTPPLKKSRHCPRAPPDLRGAPLEPRRDPEEVRDQLTSQKATERGESSSTEEQGILPQHSALCVC